Proteins encoded in a region of the Nicotiana tomentosiformis chromosome 9, ASM39032v3, whole genome shotgun sequence genome:
- the LOC104114273 gene encoding uncharacterized protein isoform X1, giving the protein MEQLVNFIIRPPRAEYDPKNDLLDEEFMLKRKWYQRKDLEVKNSRDDALKCTHYMPLIRPEGKLLPCVIYCHGNSGCRADASEAAIILLPLNITVFTLDFSGSGISGGEHVTLGWNEKDDLRAVVEYLRTDGNVSLIGLWGRSMGAVTSLMYGAEDPSIAGMVLDSPFSDLVDLMMELVDTYKIRLPKFTVKFAIQYMRRAVLKKAKFDITELNTIKVAKSCFVPVLLGHAVDDDFIQPHHSDRVFEAYMGDKNIIKFEGDHNSPRPQFYFDSISIFFNNVLQPPEDEAGGAFFDMPQDYFGKGSWSTVHEVDFMDDVHDVAAAPTSSTEDVIKQVRSKRPMSRTEVPSDISAQDNQTEDQEEGTGTDSVPSSSKMISFELSNGDPFGPNVPASIDDDDYVEYSLDSLADFPSNVEEEERMLMKAVLESLKDLEVKPPPAEQVSSKVVEELPQPLQDSKEESASTKQCTPSKEISASAIVSNGHDSDAKVEVQDTDKVSATPANSTLLAKEVKSNGASSHRDTSISNQSSSNVDVVDGTKATVTVVKNPTSNIMDGLLRRWDLNFFKNR; this is encoded by the exons GTTAAAAATAGTAGGGATGATGCTCTTAAATGTACCCATTATATGCCTCTTATTCGTCCAGAAGGAAAGCTACTGCCTTGTGTGATTTACTGTCATGGAAACAG CGGATGTAGAGCAGATGCCAGTGAAGCTGCTATTATATTATTGCCACTAAACATAACTGTTTTCACCCTTGACTTCTCTGGATCTGGAATTTCTGGAGGCGAGCACGTTACATTGGGGTGGAATGAA AAGGATGATCTCAGAGCTGTGGTTGAATATCTGCGGACAGATGGCAATGTTTCTTTGATTGGCTTGTGGGGTCGTTCAATGGGTGCAGTTACTAG CCTCATGTACGGTGCTGAGGATCCATCCATTGCTGGAATGGTTTTAGACAGCCCCTTCTCTGATTTGGTTGATTTGATGATGGAACTTGTAGACACTTACAAAATCCGGCTGCCCAAGTTCACT GTAAAGTTTGCAATCCAATATATGCGCAGAGCGGTTTTAAAAAAGGCGAAGTTTGACATAACCGAGTTGAACACAATTAAG GTGGCAAAGTCATGCTTTGTCCCTGTTTTACTGGGTCATGCTGTTGATGATGATTTTATACAGCCCCATCACTCTGATCGTGTATTTGAGGCGTACATG GGGGACAAGAATATTATAAAATTTGAGGGTGATCACAACTCTCCACGTCCACAGTTTTATTTTGATTCTATAAGTATCTTCTTCAACAATGTTTTGCAACCACCAGAGGATGAAGCAGGGGGTGCATTCTTTGACATGCCACAAGATTATTTTGGCAAG GGCAGTTGGAGTACAGTCCATGAAGTTGACTTTATGGATGATGTCCATGATG TTGCAGCTGCACCAACTAGTAGCACTGAAGATGTAATAAAGCAGGTTCGCTCCAAAAGACCCATGAGTCGGACAGAG GTCCCGTCTGACATATCTGCGCAGGATAACCAGACTGAAGACCAG GAAGAAGGTACTGGAACCGACTCTGTCCCATCATCTTCAAAAATGATCAGCTTTGAACTTTCCAATGGTGACCCGTTTGGTCCCAATGTTCCTGCATCAATAGATGATGATGACTATGTGGAATACTCACTTGATAGTTTGGCAGATTTTCCTAGTAATGTGGAGGAAGAAGAAAGG ATGTTAATGAAAGCAGTACTCGAGTCTTTAAAAGACTTGGAGGTAAAACCTCCCCCTGCCGAGCAAGTGTCCTCAAAAGTTGTCGAAGAACTTCCTCAACCTTTGCAGGACAGTAAAGAGGAGTCAGCTTCTACAAAGCAATGTACTCCATCGAAAGAAATTAGTGCTAGTGCCATAGTTTCTAATGGACATGATTCAGACGCCAAAGTCGAAGTTCAAGATACTGATAAAGTATCAGCAACTCCAGCTAACAGTACTTTATTGGCGAAAGAAGTGAAAAGCAATGGGGCGTCTTCTCATCGTGACACGTCCATCAGCAATCAAAGTTCGTCCAATGTTGACGTGGTTGATGGTACTAAAGCCACTGTGACCGTTGTAAAGAACCCAACAAGTAATATCATGGATGGTTTGTTGCGTCGTTGGGATCTCAACTTCTTCAAGAACAGATAA
- the LOC104114273 gene encoding uncharacterized protein isoform X2, giving the protein MECKHVDRAEYDPKNDLLDEEFMLKRKWYQRKDLEVKNSRDDALKCTHYMPLIRPEGKLLPCVIYCHGNSGCRADASEAAIILLPLNITVFTLDFSGSGISGGEHVTLGWNEKDDLRAVVEYLRTDGNVSLIGLWGRSMGAVTSLMYGAEDPSIAGMVLDSPFSDLVDLMMELVDTYKIRLPKFTVKFAIQYMRRAVLKKAKFDITELNTIKVAKSCFVPVLLGHAVDDDFIQPHHSDRVFEAYMGDKNIIKFEGDHNSPRPQFYFDSISIFFNNVLQPPEDEAGGAFFDMPQDYFGKGSWSTVHEVDFMDDVHDVAAAPTSSTEDVIKQVRSKRPMSRTEVPSDISAQDNQTEDQEEGTGTDSVPSSSKMISFELSNGDPFGPNVPASIDDDDYVEYSLDSLADFPSNVEEEERMLMKAVLESLKDLEVKPPPAEQVSSKVVEELPQPLQDSKEESASTKQCTPSKEISASAIVSNGHDSDAKVEVQDTDKVSATPANSTLLAKEVKSNGASSHRDTSISNQSSSNVDVVDGTKATVTVVKNPTSNIMDGLLRRWDLNFFKNR; this is encoded by the exons GTTAAAAATAGTAGGGATGATGCTCTTAAATGTACCCATTATATGCCTCTTATTCGTCCAGAAGGAAAGCTACTGCCTTGTGTGATTTACTGTCATGGAAACAG CGGATGTAGAGCAGATGCCAGTGAAGCTGCTATTATATTATTGCCACTAAACATAACTGTTTTCACCCTTGACTTCTCTGGATCTGGAATTTCTGGAGGCGAGCACGTTACATTGGGGTGGAATGAA AAGGATGATCTCAGAGCTGTGGTTGAATATCTGCGGACAGATGGCAATGTTTCTTTGATTGGCTTGTGGGGTCGTTCAATGGGTGCAGTTACTAG CCTCATGTACGGTGCTGAGGATCCATCCATTGCTGGAATGGTTTTAGACAGCCCCTTCTCTGATTTGGTTGATTTGATGATGGAACTTGTAGACACTTACAAAATCCGGCTGCCCAAGTTCACT GTAAAGTTTGCAATCCAATATATGCGCAGAGCGGTTTTAAAAAAGGCGAAGTTTGACATAACCGAGTTGAACACAATTAAG GTGGCAAAGTCATGCTTTGTCCCTGTTTTACTGGGTCATGCTGTTGATGATGATTTTATACAGCCCCATCACTCTGATCGTGTATTTGAGGCGTACATG GGGGACAAGAATATTATAAAATTTGAGGGTGATCACAACTCTCCACGTCCACAGTTTTATTTTGATTCTATAAGTATCTTCTTCAACAATGTTTTGCAACCACCAGAGGATGAAGCAGGGGGTGCATTCTTTGACATGCCACAAGATTATTTTGGCAAG GGCAGTTGGAGTACAGTCCATGAAGTTGACTTTATGGATGATGTCCATGATG TTGCAGCTGCACCAACTAGTAGCACTGAAGATGTAATAAAGCAGGTTCGCTCCAAAAGACCCATGAGTCGGACAGAG GTCCCGTCTGACATATCTGCGCAGGATAACCAGACTGAAGACCAG GAAGAAGGTACTGGAACCGACTCTGTCCCATCATCTTCAAAAATGATCAGCTTTGAACTTTCCAATGGTGACCCGTTTGGTCCCAATGTTCCTGCATCAATAGATGATGATGACTATGTGGAATACTCACTTGATAGTTTGGCAGATTTTCCTAGTAATGTGGAGGAAGAAGAAAGG ATGTTAATGAAAGCAGTACTCGAGTCTTTAAAAGACTTGGAGGTAAAACCTCCCCCTGCCGAGCAAGTGTCCTCAAAAGTTGTCGAAGAACTTCCTCAACCTTTGCAGGACAGTAAAGAGGAGTCAGCTTCTACAAAGCAATGTACTCCATCGAAAGAAATTAGTGCTAGTGCCATAGTTTCTAATGGACATGATTCAGACGCCAAAGTCGAAGTTCAAGATACTGATAAAGTATCAGCAACTCCAGCTAACAGTACTTTATTGGCGAAAGAAGTGAAAAGCAATGGGGCGTCTTCTCATCGTGACACGTCCATCAGCAATCAAAGTTCGTCCAATGTTGACGTGGTTGATGGTACTAAAGCCACTGTGACCGTTGTAAAGAACCCAACAAGTAATATCATGGATGGTTTGTTGCGTCGTTGGGATCTCAACTTCTTCAAGAACAGATAA
- the LOC104114273 gene encoding uncharacterized protein isoform X3, translating into MLKRKWYQRKDLEVKNSRDDALKCTHYMPLIRPEGKLLPCVIYCHGNSGCRADASEAAIILLPLNITVFTLDFSGSGISGGEHVTLGWNEKDDLRAVVEYLRTDGNVSLIGLWGRSMGAVTSLMYGAEDPSIAGMVLDSPFSDLVDLMMELVDTYKIRLPKFTVKFAIQYMRRAVLKKAKFDITELNTIKVAKSCFVPVLLGHAVDDDFIQPHHSDRVFEAYMGDKNIIKFEGDHNSPRPQFYFDSISIFFNNVLQPPEDEAGGAFFDMPQDYFGKGSWSTVHEVDFMDDVHDVAAAPTSSTEDVIKQVRSKRPMSRTEVPSDISAQDNQTEDQEEGTGTDSVPSSSKMISFELSNGDPFGPNVPASIDDDDYVEYSLDSLADFPSNVEEEERMLMKAVLESLKDLEVKPPPAEQVSSKVVEELPQPLQDSKEESASTKQCTPSKEISASAIVSNGHDSDAKVEVQDTDKVSATPANSTLLAKEVKSNGASSHRDTSISNQSSSNVDVVDGTKATVTVVKNPTSNIMDGLLRRWDLNFFKNR; encoded by the exons GTTAAAAATAGTAGGGATGATGCTCTTAAATGTACCCATTATATGCCTCTTATTCGTCCAGAAGGAAAGCTACTGCCTTGTGTGATTTACTGTCATGGAAACAG CGGATGTAGAGCAGATGCCAGTGAAGCTGCTATTATATTATTGCCACTAAACATAACTGTTTTCACCCTTGACTTCTCTGGATCTGGAATTTCTGGAGGCGAGCACGTTACATTGGGGTGGAATGAA AAGGATGATCTCAGAGCTGTGGTTGAATATCTGCGGACAGATGGCAATGTTTCTTTGATTGGCTTGTGGGGTCGTTCAATGGGTGCAGTTACTAG CCTCATGTACGGTGCTGAGGATCCATCCATTGCTGGAATGGTTTTAGACAGCCCCTTCTCTGATTTGGTTGATTTGATGATGGAACTTGTAGACACTTACAAAATCCGGCTGCCCAAGTTCACT GTAAAGTTTGCAATCCAATATATGCGCAGAGCGGTTTTAAAAAAGGCGAAGTTTGACATAACCGAGTTGAACACAATTAAG GTGGCAAAGTCATGCTTTGTCCCTGTTTTACTGGGTCATGCTGTTGATGATGATTTTATACAGCCCCATCACTCTGATCGTGTATTTGAGGCGTACATG GGGGACAAGAATATTATAAAATTTGAGGGTGATCACAACTCTCCACGTCCACAGTTTTATTTTGATTCTATAAGTATCTTCTTCAACAATGTTTTGCAACCACCAGAGGATGAAGCAGGGGGTGCATTCTTTGACATGCCACAAGATTATTTTGGCAAG GGCAGTTGGAGTACAGTCCATGAAGTTGACTTTATGGATGATGTCCATGATG TTGCAGCTGCACCAACTAGTAGCACTGAAGATGTAATAAAGCAGGTTCGCTCCAAAAGACCCATGAGTCGGACAGAG GTCCCGTCTGACATATCTGCGCAGGATAACCAGACTGAAGACCAG GAAGAAGGTACTGGAACCGACTCTGTCCCATCATCTTCAAAAATGATCAGCTTTGAACTTTCCAATGGTGACCCGTTTGGTCCCAATGTTCCTGCATCAATAGATGATGATGACTATGTGGAATACTCACTTGATAGTTTGGCAGATTTTCCTAGTAATGTGGAGGAAGAAGAAAGG ATGTTAATGAAAGCAGTACTCGAGTCTTTAAAAGACTTGGAGGTAAAACCTCCCCCTGCCGAGCAAGTGTCCTCAAAAGTTGTCGAAGAACTTCCTCAACCTTTGCAGGACAGTAAAGAGGAGTCAGCTTCTACAAAGCAATGTACTCCATCGAAAGAAATTAGTGCTAGTGCCATAGTTTCTAATGGACATGATTCAGACGCCAAAGTCGAAGTTCAAGATACTGATAAAGTATCAGCAACTCCAGCTAACAGTACTTTATTGGCGAAAGAAGTGAAAAGCAATGGGGCGTCTTCTCATCGTGACACGTCCATCAGCAATCAAAGTTCGTCCAATGTTGACGTGGTTGATGGTACTAAAGCCACTGTGACCGTTGTAAAGAACCCAACAAGTAATATCATGGATGGTTTGTTGCGTCGTTGGGATCTCAACTTCTTCAAGAACAGATAA
- the LOC104107439 gene encoding uncharacterized protein: MDRRSSIESEGSVHLEINELNGRLSMTESGGPTIFEPQSPMETKNSSTTNSVSPKRPTIRAPEKKITLFALRLAVLEKAATGLGTLGFIWATVVLLGGFAITLNTSDFWVITTILLIEGTRIFSRSHELEWQHQATWSIADVGISSFRAIKSSTRTIVNAAKAIFKPISDVTKGSRHVNNREIARNSQWNKQKQPTRTWTSSEVPLLPYARWMFVARNVSKMLYWLQILSATACLVLSLMKLVLRNFGEVAKGDTDKRNRKSALLIFYSLAFTEALLFLLEKAYWEWKINFCSLLEKVNKECELGPSGMTSVRRFFYDAYSKSVNGSIFDGLKMDMVSFAIELLASNSPDEQLIGAKILRKLATSPRFCDDTLQKIGTNIVVMERLVEMLNWKDIQEEELRLSAAEIISKLAGKKQNSLRVAGIPGAMESISSLLQISRGPTGANDEICEKRIIFDNENYGFWTFNHLGLLILKKLARDHDNCGKIGNTRGLLPKIIEFTQAGERLLRDESATPTQMLTLKRSLQVVKMLASTAGATGKELRREISEIVFTISNIRDLLRYGDRQPTLQHLGIEILKSLALEDDATERIGGTGGILKELCNIFLKESIPNNHGQVRSAAGEALAMLALESKNNCHRILKLKVTGKLVEALEVPVLRVNAARILRNLCVYSGSGYFEELRELAVAGPTVLKAIMTEENKLQEVMMGVGAHIFKFITPEESSIMFQRAKIQEAELAAKLVEILRKHQHPSIKVPRIRRFVIELSIWMMRDKRTNIQVFRNLGMNKEVEYIIETTSELESFNVFSGTVGMNRHTVTIHALVDTAIKLLAGEKE, from the exons atggaTCGTAGATCATCGATAGAGAGCGAAGGAAGTGTTCATTTAGAGATAAATGAACTTAATGGAAGGTTAAGTATGACAGAAAGTGGAGGTCCAACAATCTTTGAACCTCAAAGTCCAATGGAGACAAAGAACAGCAGCACAACAAATTCTGTTTCTCCGAAAAGACCAACGATTCGTGCACCGGAGAAAAAGATTACCCTTTTTGCTCTGAGGTTAGCAGTGCTTGAAAAAGCAGCAACTGGACTAGGAACACTTGGTTTCATATGGGCAACAGTTGTTCTTCTCGGCGGTTTTGCTATCACTTTGAATACATCAGATTTTTGGGTCATAACTACTATACTGTTAATAGAAGGAACAAGAATCTTTAGTAGGAGTCATGAGCTTGAGTGGCAACACCAAGCAACATGGTCTATTGCTGATGTTGGAATCAGTAGCTTTCGCGCGATCAAATCCAGCACAAGAACCATTGTCAATGCTGCTAAAGCAATATTCAAGCCTATTTCTGATGTTACAAAGGGAAGCAGGCATGTTAACAACAGAGAAATTGCAAGGAATTCACAGTGGAATAAGCAGAAGCAGCCAACTCGAACGTGGACTAGTTCTGAGGTTCCTCTGCTTCCATATGCGAGATGGATGTTCGTAGCAAGAAATGTTAGCAAAATGCTGTATTGGCTCCAAATACTATCTGCAACAGCATGTTTGGTGCTATCATTAATGAAGCTTGTATTAAGGAACTTTGGTGAAGTGGCCAAAGGAGATACCGATAAGAGGAATAGGAAAAGTGCTCTACTTATATTCTATTCTCTCGCCTTCACGGAGGCATTGCTTTTTCTCTTGGAAAAAGCCTATTGGGAATGGAAGATCAACTTTTGTAGTCTGTTGGAGAAGGTGAATAAAGAGTGTGAATTGGGGCCATCAGGTATGACTTCAGTCAGAAGGTTTTTTTATGATGCTTATTCGAAAAGTGTTAATGGGAGCATATTTGATGGTCTAAAGATGGATATGGTTTCATTTGCTATTGAACTCTTAGCCTCTAACTCACCTGATGAGCAACTCATCGGTGCTAAAATCTTGCGAAAACTTGCTACGAGTCCACGGTTTTGTGATGACACACTTCAGAAGATTGGAACAAACATAGTAGTAATGGAAAGGTTGGTTGAGATGCTGAATTGGAAAGACATACAAGAAGAAGAGTTAAGGCTATCAGCAGCAGAGATTATATCAAAGCTTGCTGGTAAAAAGCAAAATTCTCTTCGTGTCGCGGGTATACCTGGTGCTATGGAGTCCATATCTTCACTTCTCCAAATCAGCAGAGGGCCTACTGGAGCAAATGATGAAATATGTGAAAAGAGAATCATCTTTGACAATGAAAATTATGGATTTTGGACATTCAATCATTTGGGGCTGCTGATTTTAAAGAAACTTGCTCGCGACCACGATAACTGTGGAAAAATAGGCAATACTAGAGGTCTTCTGCCCAAAATTATAGAGTTCACACAAGCAGGAGAGAGATTACTAAGAGATGAATCAGCAACACCAACGCAGATGTTGACACTAAAACGATCTCTTCAGGTCGTAAAGATGTTGGCGAGCACAGCAGGCGCCACAGGTAAAGAGCTAAGGAGAGAGATTTCAGAAATAGTTTTCACTATTAGCAACATTAGGGACTTATTAAGATATGGGGACAGACAGCCTACTCTACAACACTTGGGAATAGAGATCTTGAAAAGTCTTGCATTAGAAGATGATGCAACAGAGAGAATTGGAGGCACGGGCGGAATCCTTAAGGAGTTGTGCAACATTTTCCTCAAGGAGTCCATACCTAACAATCATGGTCAAGTAAGAAGTGCAGCAGGAGAAGCACTAGCTATGCTGGCACTTGAAAGCAAGAACAATTGCCATAGGATATTGAAACTCAAGGTCACTGGAAAGCTCGTCGAAGCATTGGAAGTTCCAGTGCTTCGAGTAAATGCAGCAAGAATCTTGAGAAACTTATGTGTCTACAGTGGATCAGGTTACTTTGAAGAATTGAGGGAACTTGCTGTTGCAGGACCAACT GTACTCAAAGCAATAATGACAGAGGAAAACAAGTTACAGGAAGTAATGATGGGAGTAGGTGCACATATATTCAAGTTTATAACACCAGAAGAGTCGAGCATCATGTTCCAGAGAGCGAAAATTCAAGAAGCTGAATTGGCTGCAAAACTTGTTGAGATTCTTAGGAAGCATCAACATCCATCAATTAAGGTTCCAAGAATTAGGAGGTTTGTCATAGAGTTGTCGATCTGGATGATGAGAGATAAAAGAACAAACATTCAAGTGTTCAGAAATCTGGGAATGAATAAGGAAGTGGAGTACATTATAGAAACTACGTCAGAGCTAGAGAGCTTTAATGTTTTCTCAGGAACAGTTGGAATGAATCGACACACTGTGACTATTCATGCGCTGGTTGATACTGCAATAAAGTTGTTGGCTGGGGAAAAGGAATGA